From the genome of Sphingobacterium kitahiroshimense, one region includes:
- a CDS encoding LysM peptidoglycan-binding domain-containing protein produces MMNILSKSTTYKTLAFLSLAMLAINHNNVSASTFTVAAAPDSIGVEKIDGQEYVLFKIEKGDNYYQLSKKYKTTVGKITELNGNKTLALGQIVKIPTGRMFYVTPNNSKNSTVKGSQKELIDYKVGDQETLYAISRKFDVTVEEIKRANNLRSNSISGGQILKIPNNSNLNIPQKPDTLFIGPDTTAIEEPVIAANKYGIREKTERGIGVWIDGLNENGTSNLALHKTAAVGTVLKITNPMTRSVTYAKVVGKFNENADTHNAIVVLSKSAAAYIGALDKRFQVEITYGVPLED; encoded by the coding sequence ATGATGAACATTCTATCAAAATCTACCACATATAAAACACTAGCATTCTTATCATTAGCAATGTTAGCGATAAATCATAACAATGTGTCAGCAAGCACATTTACGGTTGCAGCAGCACCAGACTCCATCGGAGTTGAAAAAATTGATGGACAAGAATATGTTCTTTTCAAAATTGAAAAAGGCGATAACTATTACCAGTTAAGCAAAAAATATAAAACTACTGTAGGTAAAATAACGGAATTAAATGGGAACAAAACTTTAGCTCTTGGCCAGATTGTCAAAATCCCGACCGGTCGCATGTTTTATGTAACTCCAAACAATTCAAAGAATTCGACAGTTAAAGGCTCCCAAAAAGAACTGATCGATTATAAAGTTGGTGACCAAGAGACTCTGTATGCTATTTCACGTAAATTTGACGTAACTGTTGAAGAAATAAAGAGGGCAAATAATCTGAGGTCAAACAGTATCAGCGGAGGCCAAATATTAAAAATCCCTAATAACAGCAACTTAAATATACCTCAAAAACCAGACACGCTATTTATTGGTCCAGATACCACTGCTATAGAAGAACCCGTTATTGCAGCTAACAAATATGGAATTCGTGAGAAAACAGAACGTGGAATTGGCGTTTGGATAGATGGGCTGAATGAAAATGGGACCAGTAATTTAGCATTACATAAAACTGCGGCGGTAGGTACCGTGCTTAAAATTACAAATCCGATGACAAGAAGCGTGACCTATGCTAAAGTGGTTGGTAAATTTAATGAAAATGCAGATACACACAATGCAATCGTCGTTTTATCAAAATCTGCAGCCGCTTACATAGGCGCTTTGGATAAGCGCTTTCAAGTCGAAATTACTTACGGAGTTCCTTTAGAAGATTAG
- a CDS encoding uridine kinase, which produces MNKKPYVIGIAGSSGSGKTFFLNCFLKHFSPDEVTLISQDDYYIPANTKTQEENKLYNFDLPTSIDRNAFYKDISDLFDGKTIYKEEYTFNNPAIKPKMLEIKPAPILIIEGLFIYHYTEVNKLIDHRIFLDANQDIALERRLRRDLIERGYFEDDVRYKWVNHVLPSYNEYLLPYKNSCDQVIINNTDDPEPIWKITDDICADLKDKIYK; this is translated from the coding sequence ATGAATAAAAAACCATATGTCATTGGAATCGCAGGTAGTAGCGGTTCTGGTAAAACATTTTTTCTAAACTGTTTTTTGAAACACTTTAGTCCCGACGAAGTGACGCTTATTTCACAAGACGACTATTACATACCAGCAAATACAAAGACGCAGGAAGAAAATAAATTGTATAATTTTGATCTTCCAACTTCGATTGACCGGAATGCTTTTTATAAAGACATTAGTGATCTATTTGACGGAAAAACAATTTATAAAGAAGAATACACATTCAATAACCCTGCTATAAAACCAAAGATGCTGGAAATTAAACCAGCACCTATTTTGATTATTGAAGGACTGTTTATCTATCATTATACAGAAGTAAACAAATTAATCGATCATCGGATATTTTTAGATGCAAATCAAGATATCGCATTAGAACGCAGATTGCGACGAGATCTTATTGAGCGTGGTTATTTTGAAGATGATGTTCGCTATAAATGGGTTAATCATGTTTTACCGTCTTACAATGAATATTTATTGCCCTACAAAAATAGTTGTGATCAGGTTATAATCAATAATACGGACGATCCTGAACCGATCTGGAAGATCACAGATGATATCTGCGCGGATTTAAAAGATAAAATTTATAAATAA
- the purH gene encoding bifunctional phosphoribosylaminoimidazolecarboxamide formyltransferase/IMP cyclohydrolase: MSHSVKIKNALVSVYYKDNLAPLIQLLNKYGVTFYSTGGTEAFIKDLGIDVVPVEDLTSYPSILGGRVKTLHPKVFGGILARRPLESDQQQLAQYEIPEIDLVIVDLYPFEETVASGASEEDIIEKIDIGGISLIRAAAKNFNDVVILSSKNDYTALEEMLANQEGTTTLEQRKEFAKLAFNTSSHYDTAIFNYFNKENTLDVFKQSEQKAQVLRYGENPHQKGVFYGDLDAMFTKLNGKELSYNNLVDVDAAVAIIDEFAEPTFAILKHTNACGVASRPTIKQAWVDALACDPVSAFGGVLITNGEVDAETATEINNLFFEVLIAPAYSEEAIAILTAKKNRIILVRKEVELPSQQFKTLLNGVIQQDKDNTVEGPEQMTAVTTVVPTAAQLEDLFFANKIVKHTKSNTIVFAKNGTLITSGVGQTSRVDSLKQAIEKANAFGFDLKGCSMASDAFFPFPDCVEIAAEAGIAAVLQPGGSIKDQLSIDMCNEKGLAMVTTGVRHFKH, translated from the coding sequence ATGAGCCATTCTGTAAAGATTAAAAATGCTTTAGTGTCTGTATATTATAAAGACAACTTAGCACCATTAATTCAATTATTAAACAAATACGGTGTTACCTTCTATTCTACAGGTGGCACAGAAGCTTTCATCAAAGATTTAGGTATTGATGTAGTTCCTGTAGAAGACTTAACGAGCTATCCTTCCATTTTAGGAGGTCGTGTAAAAACATTGCACCCAAAAGTATTTGGTGGTATATTAGCGAGAAGACCTTTAGAAAGCGATCAACAGCAATTAGCACAATACGAAATTCCGGAAATCGATTTAGTCATTGTTGATTTATATCCTTTTGAGGAAACAGTCGCTTCTGGAGCTTCTGAAGAGGACATTATTGAAAAAATTGATATCGGTGGCATTTCATTGATTCGTGCGGCGGCTAAAAACTTCAATGATGTTGTTATCCTATCTTCTAAAAATGATTATACAGCTTTAGAGGAAATGTTAGCAAACCAAGAAGGTACAACTACATTGGAGCAACGTAAAGAATTTGCTAAGCTTGCTTTCAATACTTCTTCACATTACGATACTGCTATTTTCAATTATTTCAATAAAGAAAATACGCTTGATGTATTCAAGCAATCGGAACAAAAAGCTCAAGTATTACGTTACGGTGAAAATCCACATCAGAAAGGTGTTTTCTATGGTGATTTAGATGCTATGTTTACAAAACTGAACGGCAAAGAATTATCCTACAACAATTTGGTAGATGTAGATGCAGCAGTTGCCATCATTGATGAATTTGCAGAGCCTACATTTGCAATCTTAAAACATACAAATGCATGTGGTGTAGCTTCTCGCCCTACTATCAAACAAGCGTGGGTAGATGCTTTAGCCTGTGATCCAGTTTCTGCGTTCGGTGGTGTTTTAATCACTAATGGTGAAGTAGATGCTGAAACTGCCACTGAAATCAATAATTTATTTTTCGAGGTTCTTATTGCGCCTGCTTACTCAGAAGAAGCAATTGCAATTCTTACAGCAAAGAAAAATCGTATCATTCTAGTTCGTAAGGAGGTTGAATTACCATCACAACAATTCAAAACATTGTTAAATGGTGTTATACAACAAGATAAAGACAATACAGTTGAAGGACCTGAGCAAATGACTGCTGTTACTACAGTTGTCCCAACAGCGGCTCAATTAGAAGATTTATTTTTCGCAAACAAAATTGTTAAACATACCAAATCAAATACAATTGTATTTGCTAAAAATGGCACATTAATCACTTCAGGTGTTGGTCAGACATCACGAGTTGACTCATTAAAACAAGCTATTGAAAAAGCGAATGCTTTCGGATTTGACTTAAAAGGATGTTCAATGGCTTCTGATGCTTTCTTTCCTTTCCCTGACTGTGTTGAAATTGCAGCAGAAGCGGGTATTGCAGCAGTTCTTCAACCAGGAGGCTCAATCAAAGATCAATTATCAATCGACATGTGTAATGAAAAAGGATTAGCAATGGTGACGACAGGAGTGCGTCATTTCAAACACTAA
- the fabV gene encoding enoyl-ACP reductase FabV has translation MIIQPRTRGFICLTSHPEGTAKNIKNQIEYVKSKGEIANGPKKVLVIGASTGFGIASRISAAFGSGAATIGVFFEKPAAEGKPGTAGWYNTAAFEKEAHEAGLYAKSINGDAFSDEIKKQTIALIKQDLGQVDLIIYSLASPRRTHPKTGVSYASVLKPIDVPFTNKTVDFHTGVISDITINPIDNEEDIANTVAVMGGEDWKFWIEDLKEAGVLADGVKTVAYSYIGPELTFPIYRNGTIGRAKDDLEGTVPALNDLLKDINGVSYVSVNKALVTQSSSAIPVVPLYISLLYKVMKEKGIHEGTIEQMQRLFAERLYTADGKVQLDEKGRIRVDDLEMRADVQAEVAALWEKACTENLSEISDIQGYRDEFFNLFGFNFDGIDYNADTNELVNVPSI, from the coding sequence ATGATTATACAACCAAGAACTAGAGGATTTATTTGTTTAACCTCGCATCCAGAAGGAACTGCGAAAAACATTAAAAACCAGATTGAATACGTAAAATCTAAAGGTGAAATTGCTAATGGCCCTAAGAAAGTATTGGTCATTGGTGCATCAACAGGATTCGGTATTGCATCTCGTATTTCAGCAGCATTCGGTTCTGGAGCAGCAACAATTGGCGTATTTTTTGAAAAACCGGCAGCTGAAGGGAAACCTGGTACAGCTGGTTGGTACAATACTGCTGCTTTTGAAAAAGAAGCACATGAGGCTGGTCTTTATGCAAAAAGTATCAATGGTGATGCTTTTTCTGATGAAATCAAAAAACAAACTATAGCATTAATCAAGCAGGACTTAGGTCAAGTTGATTTAATAATCTACAGTTTAGCTTCTCCGAGACGGACACATCCAAAAACAGGTGTTTCATATGCTTCTGTTTTGAAACCGATTGATGTTCCTTTTACAAATAAAACAGTGGATTTTCATACTGGTGTGATTTCTGATATCACGATTAATCCGATTGATAATGAAGAAGATATTGCGAATACAGTAGCAGTAATGGGGGGAGAAGATTGGAAATTTTGGATTGAAGATTTAAAAGAAGCTGGTGTATTAGCAGATGGTGTTAAAACAGTGGCTTATTCGTATATCGGTCCTGAGTTAACATTCCCGATTTACCGTAACGGTACAATTGGCCGTGCGAAGGATGATTTAGAAGGTACTGTACCTGCTTTAAACGATTTATTGAAAGATATTAACGGTGTTTCTTATGTTTCGGTTAACAAAGCTTTGGTAACGCAATCAAGTTCCGCAATTCCTGTTGTTCCTTTATATATTTCTTTACTATACAAAGTGATGAAAGAAAAAGGTATTCACGAAGGTACAATTGAGCAGATGCAACGTTTATTTGCAGAGCGTCTTTACACAGCTGACGGTAAAGTTCAATTGGATGAAAAAGGTCGTATCCGTGTAGATGATTTGGAAATGAGAGCTGATGTTCAAGCAGAAGTAGCGGCACTTTGGGAAAAAGCCTGTACAGAGAATCTATCAGAAATTTCTGACATTCAAGGTTACCGTGACGAATTCTTTAACCTGTTTGGTTTTAATTTTGATGGTATCGACTATAATGCAGATACAAATGAATTGGTAAACGTACCAAGCATTTAA
- a CDS encoding multidrug resistance efflux transporter family protein: protein MLLTTKSKALSFGILASLFFASTFVLNRIMAVSGGGWQWSSALRFVWMLPILLLIVIIRGNLKQLLIEMKRNLGQWLLWSTLGFGIFYALLTFGASYGPSWLVAGTFEFTIIAGMFIGHFMQRKENRQPFSKATLFFSCIIFLGILVMQISEAKSTPLSTILLGTIPVLIAAIAYPVGNRKMMALTKGSLDTYQRTLGMTLASMPFWIILMFFGFQEHGLPDESQLLQTLLIALFSGVIATLLFFKGTELVQHDHKGLAAVEATQAMEVIFTLIGEIIILQTAFPNNLAISGILLVVIGMYLHSKNH from the coding sequence ATGCTCCTTACCACTAAATCAAAAGCACTTTCATTTGGTATATTAGCCTCATTATTTTTCGCCAGCACTTTTGTCCTCAACCGCATCATGGCAGTTTCGGGAGGTGGATGGCAGTGGTCTTCAGCCTTACGTTTTGTATGGATGCTACCGATATTGTTACTTATCGTTATTATACGTGGAAATTTAAAACAATTATTGATTGAAATGAAGAGAAATCTAGGGCAATGGTTGCTCTGGAGTACACTTGGATTTGGAATTTTCTATGCTCTGTTGACATTTGGGGCAAGCTATGGTCCTTCCTGGTTAGTTGCAGGAACCTTTGAATTTACCATTATTGCCGGTATGTTTATAGGTCATTTCATGCAACGTAAAGAAAATCGACAGCCATTTTCTAAAGCGACCTTATTTTTTTCCTGTATCATCTTTTTGGGTATCCTAGTCATGCAAATTTCTGAAGCTAAATCTACTCCGTTGTCAACAATATTGCTCGGAACTATTCCTGTACTAATAGCCGCAATTGCTTATCCTGTTGGTAACCGTAAAATGATGGCCTTAACAAAAGGCTCTTTGGACACGTACCAGCGTACATTGGGTATGACGCTCGCAAGCATGCCATTCTGGATTATTCTGATGTTCTTTGGCTTTCAGGAGCATGGACTTCCCGATGAAAGTCAATTGTTACAGACCTTATTGATAGCCTTATTTTCTGGTGTTATCGCAACGCTACTTTTTTTTAAAGGGACAGAATTAGTACAACATGACCATAAAGGACTTGCCGCCGTTGAGGCGACACAGGCTATGGAAGTGATTTTCACATTAATAGGGGAAATTATCATACTGCAAACTGCTTTCCCAAACAACTTGGCTATCAGCGGTATTTTACTTGTAGTAATAGGTATGTACCTGCACAGCAAAAACCATTAA
- a CDS encoding ABC transporter ATP-binding protein, with amino-acid sequence MTISLLFKKITPFAKPYKNLIFYTLVLTLVGSFAAQINAFILKYTVDTISDLMVAKEPLSRGMHLIGIISAVLLVKEIVYSFIQFGQKFYGEKLRIFIARDFSQQIVEKILTYKMAFYTSEENESGKLQTRIDSGISSLTRLVQNFFIDILPLFANAIVALVCMFMANVYVGLVGLAVIPIYFYISQTQAGKLSGFRRQMRKYRESKNNRIINLIDSILVIKSFVREPEEADRHEKIQFEMTENQMQTRKTSFIFDSLKNFIEQIAVVAIIVLTAFLVLDNQITIGAIMFHIMLFSNVSAPIRQLHRIYDEVNDALIYSESFFEILESDDLIEGSGTFIPDKIKGHIVIEDVSFEYPNGTHALRDISFQIKPNQITALVGLSGAGKSTVINLLDKFYEPTAGRILLDGVDLKNYDTKFLRKNIGMVLQRNHIFKGSIFENIEYGKIGSSKEEIVKAAKEAYIHEQIMELPQGYDSGAHLLSGGQQQRIAIARLFLKNPPIIFLDEPTANLDAISTEQIKNSLDAIKKDRTVIIVSHSISQIIDSNEIVVMEKGRVVEKGIHEDLYDHRGTYYKIFSAMANSLNLDKISKTLNH; translated from the coding sequence ATGACCATATCACTACTGTTCAAGAAGATAACACCATTTGCCAAGCCCTATAAAAACCTCATCTTTTATACCTTAGTTTTAACCTTGGTCGGATCTTTTGCCGCGCAGATTAATGCCTTCATCTTAAAATATACGGTAGATACTATCAGTGACTTGATGGTCGCTAAAGAACCGCTGTCTAGAGGTATGCATTTGATCGGGATTATCTCTGCTGTTCTTTTGGTAAAAGAGATTGTCTATTCCTTTATTCAGTTTGGACAGAAATTCTACGGTGAAAAACTACGTATATTTATTGCAAGAGATTTTTCACAACAGATTGTAGAAAAAATATTGACGTATAAAATGGCTTTTTATACGTCAGAAGAAAATGAAAGCGGAAAATTGCAGACACGGATTGATTCGGGAATTAGCTCGCTGACACGTTTAGTTCAGAATTTCTTTATCGATATCCTTCCTTTATTTGCGAATGCCATCGTTGCGCTCGTATGTATGTTTATGGCTAATGTGTACGTCGGATTGGTTGGGCTCGCAGTTATACCAATTTATTTCTACATCAGTCAAACACAAGCTGGAAAACTTAGTGGATTTAGACGGCAGATGCGAAAATATAGAGAATCCAAGAATAATAGAATCATTAATTTAATTGACTCTATATTGGTCATAAAATCTTTTGTACGCGAACCTGAAGAAGCAGACCGTCATGAGAAGATTCAATTTGAAATGACGGAAAATCAGATGCAAACACGAAAGACGAGTTTCATTTTTGATAGTCTAAAGAATTTTATTGAGCAGATAGCAGTTGTTGCAATTATTGTTTTAACTGCTTTTCTGGTGCTGGACAATCAGATTACAATTGGAGCGATTATGTTTCATATTATGTTATTTTCAAATGTTTCAGCTCCGATTCGTCAACTGCATCGTATCTATGATGAGGTAAATGATGCTTTAATTTACTCGGAATCATTTTTCGAAATATTGGAGTCTGATGATTTGATTGAGGGAAGCGGTACTTTTATACCAGATAAGATCAAAGGCCATATTGTGATTGAAGACGTATCATTTGAATATCCTAACGGAACCCATGCACTAAGAGATATTTCTTTTCAAATCAAACCAAATCAGATCACAGCACTTGTTGGATTAAGCGGTGCAGGGAAAAGTACAGTTATAAATCTTTTAGATAAATTTTATGAACCTACAGCTGGTCGGATTTTATTAGATGGAGTTGATCTTAAAAACTATGATACTAAATTTTTAAGAAAAAATATCGGTATGGTTCTTCAGCGTAACCATATTTTTAAAGGTTCTATTTTTGAAAATATTGAATATGGAAAGATAGGGAGTAGTAAAGAAGAAATTGTTAAGGCAGCTAAAGAAGCTTACATTCACGAACAGATTATGGAGTTGCCTCAAGGTTACGATTCTGGAGCTCATTTGCTTTCAGGGGGGCAACAGCAACGAATAGCAATTGCCCGCTTGTTTTTGAAAAATCCTCCGATTATCTTTCTAGACGAACCTACTGCGAATTTGGATGCCATTTCTACCGAACAAATAAAAAATAGTTTGGATGCTATAAAAAAGGATCGTACGGTTATTATTGTGTCTCATAGTATTTCCCAAATTATAGACTCCAATGAAATAGTGGTGATGGAAAAGGGTAGGGTAGTCGAGAAGGGCATTCATGAAGATTTATACGATCATCGTGGCACTTATTATAAGATCTTTTCTGCTATGGCTAATAGTCTCAATTTGGATAAAATTAGTAAAACATTAAATCATTAA
- a CDS encoding S1/P1 nuclease, which yields MKNILKSLIVLAMTLQISSVFAWGSTGHRVVAEVAERHLTKKAKKNIQKIIGNQKLAYWANWGDFIKSDPHDEFKKLGNSHFINTNPHLPWADFQLAMENSSEENLYKTVLRLEKSFAEKELSLEKKKQNLYMLIHLIGDAHQPMHVSRAEDQGGNKIEVSWFGKKSNIHRVWDSDLIDGEKYSYTEYATVLDILSKNEVKQVQGGTLASWLYESNQLSDKIYADVELNANLSYSYIYNNIYKAENCMLRGGLRLAKILNDVFG from the coding sequence ATGAAAAATATACTAAAAAGTCTTATTGTACTCGCAATGACTTTGCAGATTTCTTCCGTATTCGCATGGGGATCTACTGGACATCGTGTTGTTGCTGAGGTCGCAGAACGTCATCTGACAAAAAAAGCAAAAAAGAATATTCAAAAAATAATTGGCAATCAGAAACTAGCTTATTGGGCCAACTGGGGTGATTTTATAAAGTCTGATCCGCATGATGAATTTAAAAAATTAGGGAATTCTCATTTTATAAATACTAATCCGCACTTACCTTGGGCTGATTTTCAGTTAGCAATGGAAAATTCCAGTGAAGAAAATTTATACAAGACGGTGTTGCGCTTGGAAAAATCATTTGCAGAAAAAGAGCTATCGCTTGAAAAAAAGAAACAAAATCTATACATGCTGATCCATTTAATCGGTGATGCGCATCAGCCGATGCACGTAAGTAGAGCCGAAGATCAAGGTGGAAATAAAATTGAGGTGAGCTGGTTCGGAAAAAAATCTAATATACACCGCGTATGGGATTCAGATTTGATCGATGGTGAAAAGTATAGCTATACCGAATATGCAACGGTACTGGATATTTTGAGTAAAAATGAAGTTAAGCAAGTACAAGGTGGTACATTAGCGAGCTGGTTGTATGAGTCAAATCAGCTTTCAGATAAAATCTATGCAGATGTTGAGCTTAACGCAAACTTGTCTTATAGCTATATCTACAACAACATTTATAAAGCAGAAAATTGTATGCTTAGAGGTGGTTTGCGTTTGGCAAAAATCTTGAATGATGTTTTTGGTTAA
- a CDS encoding DUF4268 domain-containing protein produces MMEADKRLSLIAIEWSHRDLSMRKLMMEQFEEYKTILTAILGEEWTWDLEVEDEQGKSVSMIYMTMEGKSIFKQEDWPDLISFFKPRLIALDEFWCDAQYGFEIFKS; encoded by the coding sequence ATGATGGAAGCGGATAAACGTCTTTCTTTAATAGCAATCGAGTGGAGTCATCGTGATCTATCAATGCGTAAGCTCATGATGGAGCAGTTTGAAGAGTACAAAACCATTCTAACAGCTATACTAGGAGAGGAATGGACCTGGGATCTGGAGGTGGAAGATGAACAAGGGAAATCTGTGAGTATGATCTATATGACTATGGAGGGGAAAAGTATTTTTAAACAAGAAGACTGGCCTGATCTAATATCATTTTTCAAACCAAGGTTAATTGCTCTCGATGAATTTTGGTGTGATGCCCAATATGGGTTTGAAATTTTCAAAAGTTAA
- a CDS encoding DUF4268 domain-containing protein — protein sequence MYSREEVKQLKETFWTRFGQYMALNNSADGEKINWVNYRTGITTLYDGSG from the coding sequence ATGTATTCAAGAGAAGAAGTAAAACAGTTGAAGGAGACTTTTTGGACCCGATTTGGACAGTATATGGCTTTAAATAACTCTGCTGATGGAGAGAAGATCAATTGGGTAAACTATAGAACCGGTATTACTACGCTTTATGATGGAAGCGGATAA
- a CDS encoding lipocalin family protein: MDKKKSLLILAATAAVTFAYNALKPVKSKVKVIEPFDIDRYLGKWYEIARLDFKWEKGLSQVTATYNKNNDGSITVNNQGFHDQKNKWKQSIGKAKPIDSSKKAALKVSFFGPFYSGYHVVKIDQDYRYALIFGDNLDYMWILSREKTIPEAIKLAYLEYARKSGYAIENLVWTKQD; this comes from the coding sequence ATGGATAAAAAAAAATCACTTCTCATACTCGCCGCTACCGCTGCCGTTACGTTCGCTTACAATGCGTTAAAACCAGTAAAATCCAAAGTCAAAGTCATCGAACCTTTTGACATAGATCGTTACTTAGGCAAGTGGTATGAAATAGCACGGCTAGATTTTAAATGGGAAAAAGGTCTGTCACAGGTTACTGCTACTTATAACAAAAATAATGATGGTAGCATTACGGTAAATAATCAGGGATTTCATGACCAAAAAAATAAATGGAAACAGTCAATCGGTAAAGCAAAGCCTATTGATTCATCAAAAAAAGCGGCTTTAAAGGTATCCTTTTTCGGTCCATTTTACAGTGGTTATCATGTAGTGAAAATTGATCAAGATTATCGATATGCACTTATTTTTGGAGACAATTTGGATTATATGTGGATATTATCCAGAGAAAAAACAATACCTGAAGCTATTAAATTAGCCTATTTGGAATATGCGCGTAAATCTGGTTATGCCATCGAAAACCTGGTTTGGACCAAACAAGATTAG
- a CDS encoding OmpA family protein, which yields MEINLLNSAKEFFNDEVLSKLGNSVGEDKEKVKSAIGAIVPTVFLGLQKESGTGLAAIVEKAKQYYGDFNFGDFLKTNTETGRINGLVDAEPIEPHHNDLLQSIFGDKFNSIISSLGSLVGGNESTVEKLLSVSLPAVFSGLTQNGTNWDVSAIGRLLNENKDNFTAALPSGLGLAAFGTSFAQADQIRSSSTDSELHDSSITDKPVEAILVSVPVTKEEPKVTHPEEVTNEAVSKDEELSIETPPLVPPPPVHHDTPVGVAPPIVPPIDHVPIIPPPPSGPIVDPLHTETPSSGGGGIWKILIPIVIIAVLWFLFGKGCKGDKDQVVVTDSMNTTAVDTSLTVVAVTPVVRESLEVILPDGVKLKAYKGGIEDQLVQFLKTDYKALSEDELKDKWFNFDNLNFETGTAKVLPESQVQLENIAAILKAFPAATVKIGGYTDKTGNEDFNKKLSTDRAEVVKVYLIGKGPSSQVIGAEGYGSEFAKAAADAPEAERVLDRIVAISVR from the coding sequence ATGGAAATTAACCTTTTAAATTCTGCTAAAGAATTTTTTAATGATGAAGTCTTATCTAAGCTCGGTAATTCCGTAGGGGAAGATAAAGAAAAAGTGAAATCAGCTATTGGAGCAATTGTTCCTACTGTTTTCTTAGGGTTGCAAAAAGAGTCAGGAACTGGCTTAGCTGCAATTGTAGAGAAAGCTAAACAATATTATGGAGATTTTAATTTTGGTGACTTTTTAAAAACCAATACTGAAACAGGACGTATTAATGGATTGGTAGATGCAGAGCCTATTGAACCTCATCACAATGACCTTTTACAATCTATCTTTGGAGACAAGTTTAATTCAATTATTTCGAGCTTAGGCAGCCTTGTTGGAGGCAATGAATCCACTGTTGAAAAGTTATTAAGTGTTTCATTACCTGCTGTATTCTCGGGTTTAACACAAAATGGAACAAATTGGGATGTAAGTGCAATCGGTCGATTATTAAATGAAAATAAGGATAATTTTACAGCCGCATTGCCTTCAGGATTAGGACTAGCGGCATTTGGAACTTCTTTTGCTCAGGCGGATCAAATTAGATCCTCTTCTACTGATAGTGAATTACACGATAGCAGTATTACGGATAAGCCTGTAGAAGCAATATTGGTATCAGTGCCAGTTACAAAAGAGGAACCTAAAGTAACTCACCCAGAAGAGGTCACAAATGAAGCTGTTTCCAAAGATGAGGAGCTATCTATTGAAACGCCTCCGCTTGTTCCACCGCCACCTGTGCATCATGATACCCCCGTGGGTGTAGCACCTCCGATTGTACCTCCTATAGATCATGTGCCTATTATCCCACCTCCTCCTTCAGGCCCTATTGTTGATCCATTACATACAGAAACCCCGTCTTCTGGCGGTGGAGGAATTTGGAAAATATTAATACCCATCGTAATTATTGCTGTTCTTTGGTTCTTATTCGGGAAAGGCTGTAAAGGTGATAAAGATCAAGTAGTTGTGACCGATAGCATGAATACAACAGCTGTAGACACAAGTTTGACTGTTGTTGCTGTTACTCCGGTCGTTCGCGAAAGTTTAGAGGTGATTTTGCCGGATGGTGTAAAGTTAAAAGCCTATAAAGGTGGTATTGAAGATCAGCTGGTGCAGTTTCTAAAAACAGACTACAAAGCGCTAAGCGAGGATGAACTGAAAGATAAGTGGTTTAATTTTGATAATTTAAATTTTGAAACAGGTACGGCTAAAGTGCTTCCTGAAAGTCAAGTTCAATTAGAAAACATAGCGGCAATTCTAAAAGCTTTCCCTGCAGCAACTGTAAAGATTGGCGGGTATACAGATAAAACTGGAAATGAGGATTTTAATAAGAAATTATCTACAGATCGCGCTGAGGTAGTTAAAGTATATTTGATTGGAAAAGGGCCTAGTAGTCAGGTTATTGGCGCTGAAGGTTATGGTTCTGAGTTTGCAAAAGCAGCAGCTGATGCACCTGAAGCGGAACGCGTATTGGATCGTATCGTTGCTATAAGCGTACGATAG